The following are encoded together in the Salmonella enterica subsp. enterica serovar Choleraesuis genome:
- a CDS encoding two-component-system connector protein AriR, which produces MTQQFSEPAIAYNHIHDKALSQFFINAGSGYEEEKLLLGVAIKEIMEADGHLSNKRIILWLITALETSKDVVQNDVIRHALEIVVGYTEDDI; this is translated from the coding sequence ATGACCCAGCAATTTTCTGAACCCGCTATTGCTTATAACCACATTCACGATAAAGCGCTTTCCCAGTTTTTTATCAATGCAGGAAGTGGTTACGAAGAAGAAAAGTTATTACTTGGTGTCGCCATCAAAGAAATTATGGAAGCTGACGGTCACCTTAGTAATAAAAGAATTATTTTATGGCTTATCACTGCACTTGAAACAAGTAAAGACGTGGTACAAAACGATGTTATTCGCCACGCATTGGAAATTGTTGTCGGATATACAGAAGACGATATTTAA
- a CDS encoding diguanylate phosphodiesterase, which translates to MLSTVIYRSHICDDVPVSHLEEMVAAASLKNHAMDVTGILLFNGMHFFQLLEGPEESVMSIYGAICQDPRHYNIVELLHDYAPARRFGNVGMELFDLRAYEREEVLQTVLDKGTTRYQLLYQDRALQFFRTFVEAREKDNYFEVPPADSWDFVPDDSEQPRYIPEFDRDAEFNFAFQPIVDPLARDIVSVEALIRTGNGGSPEDYFANFHGEDIYQMDLQSKKVAFAQAGALNLGRITLSVNLLPMTLVQVPHAVAFLLREISHAGLVPEQVIIEFTELEVISQLDEFTNAVRQLKAAGLRVAIDHFGSGFAGLLVLSQFQPDRIKINRDLIMDVHKSGARQAIIQAILQCCQSLEIEITAVGIEKPEEWMWLESAGIEHFQGFLFARPELGCFPQVAWPEKKSGF; encoded by the coding sequence ATGCTCAGCACCGTTATCTACCGTAGCCACATCTGCGACGACGTCCCCGTCAGCCATTTGGAAGAAATGGTCGCGGCAGCCAGCCTGAAAAACCATGCTATGGATGTCACCGGCATTCTTTTGTTTAACGGCATGCATTTTTTTCAACTGCTTGAAGGGCCAGAAGAAAGCGTAATGAGTATCTACGGCGCAATCTGTCAGGATCCTCGCCATTACAACATCGTGGAGCTATTACATGATTACGCGCCAGCGCGGCGGTTTGGGAATGTTGGGATGGAGCTCTTTGACCTGCGTGCTTATGAGCGCGAAGAGGTACTGCAAACCGTGTTGGATAAGGGGACCACGCGCTATCAGCTGTTGTATCAGGATCGGGCGTTACAATTCTTTCGCACTTTTGTAGAAGCCCGAGAGAAGGATAATTATTTTGAAGTGCCTCCGGCCGACAGCTGGGACTTTGTCCCGGACGACAGTGAGCAACCGCGCTATATACCGGAGTTTGACCGCGATGCTGAATTTAACTTTGCCTTCCAGCCGATTGTCGACCCACTGGCACGCGATATCGTGTCGGTTGAAGCCCTGATTCGCACCGGTAACGGCGGTAGCCCGGAAGATTATTTTGCTAATTTTCACGGCGAAGATATCTATCAGATGGATTTGCAGAGTAAGAAAGTTGCATTTGCTCAGGCCGGAGCCCTTAATCTGGGAAGAATAACACTCTCGGTTAATCTTTTACCGATGACTCTTGTACAGGTTCCGCATGCCGTAGCGTTTCTGTTACGTGAGATAAGCCATGCCGGACTAGTCCCGGAGCAGGTCATTATCGAATTTACTGAATTAGAAGTTATCTCACAGCTCGATGAGTTTACCAATGCGGTCAGGCAGCTTAAAGCCGCCGGGCTGCGGGTGGCTATCGATCATTTTGGTTCGGGCTTTGCTGGTTTACTGGTTCTTTCTCAATTCCAGCCGGATCGCATTAAAATAAACCGCGACCTTATTATGGATGTTCATAAAAGTGGTGCCCGTCAGGCAATTATCCAGGCTATTCTTCAATGTTGTCAGTCACTTGAAATTGAAATTACTGCCGTAGGTATTGAAAAGCCGGAAGAGTGGATGTGGCTGGAATCCGCCGGCATTGAACACTTCCAGGGATTTCTTTTCGCGCGTCCGGAGCTGGGTTGTTTTCCTCAGGTTGCCTGGCCGGAGAAGAAAAGCGGGTTTTGA
- the ycgE gene encoding helix-turn-helix-type transcriptional regulator has product MASYSIGDVAEKCGINPVTLRAWQRRYGLLKPQRSEGGHRQFDEADIQRIEEIKRWIQSGVPVGKVKAILDKNEASASNGWSLQQEEMMGVLRRVRPDELRQKIADFDSQYEAGKLIDNVYIPVRQRLDLEQSTARIMCGLLDGVLIEFIAGQLALARKKTGKSAMLISWDNPDRTRLWLEAWRLSQDNWHIDVLAEPVEMPRPELFPALNVFLWTGKPLTLRQQELFEYWREQGYSLMCHAPERSDQPEVAKALL; this is encoded by the coding sequence ATGGCTTCATACAGTATCGGCGACGTCGCCGAAAAATGCGGTATCAACCCGGTGACCCTCCGCGCCTGGCAACGACGCTATGGGTTGCTCAAACCTCAACGCAGCGAGGGCGGGCACCGACAATTTGATGAGGCGGATATTCAGCGCATTGAAGAGATTAAGCGTTGGATACAATCTGGTGTTCCAGTGGGAAAAGTAAAAGCAATTCTTGATAAGAATGAAGCCTCTGCAAGCAATGGCTGGTCATTGCAGCAAGAGGAGATGATGGGTGTTTTACGCCGCGTTCGGCCTGATGAACTTCGTCAGAAAATTGCCGATTTCGACAGTCAGTATGAAGCCGGTAAACTTATTGATAACGTTTATATCCCCGTACGTCAGCGCCTTGATCTGGAGCAGAGTACGGCGCGCATCATGTGCGGTCTGCTGGATGGCGTTCTTATCGAGTTTATCGCGGGCCAGCTGGCACTGGCCCGTAAAAAGACAGGCAAATCCGCAATGCTTATCAGCTGGGATAATCCAGACAGAACGCGGCTTTGGCTTGAGGCATGGCGCCTATCTCAGGATAACTGGCACATCGATGTGCTGGCTGAGCCGGTAGAGATGCCACGCCCGGAATTATTCCCTGCGCTGAATGTCTTTTTATGGACCGGCAAGCCTCTGACATTGCGCCAGCAAGAGCTGTTTGAATACTGGCGAGAGCAAGGATACAGCCTGATGTGCCATGCCCCTGAGCGCAGCGACCAGCCCGAAGTCGCAAAAGCATTGCTATAA
- a CDS encoding NAD-dependent dehydratase, with product MRVFLTGATGFIGSRIIPELISAGHQVLGLARSEASAQTLKAMGAEAWRGTIDSPSTLRGGAAQSDAVIHTAFDHDFSHFAANCEKDRQVIRVLGDVLKGSDRPLLITSGTGMGDAGDGRPAVENFFSANNINPRVASEIEGNKLLSEGLNVRFVRLPQVHDTTRQGLISPYAEICRQKGAVAYVGEGNNRWPAAHVTDVAKLYILVLAKGERGKRYHAVAEQGIPARDIARTLSEKFQLPLVSLNTEQAAAHFGWFALFADKDLAASGDWTRSKLGWNPTGPGLLEDLVNMHIG from the coding sequence ATGCGCGTATTCTTAACCGGTGCGACCGGCTTTATCGGTTCCCGTATTATTCCCGAGTTAATTTCCGCCGGACATCAGGTGCTCGGTCTTGCCCGCTCTGAAGCCAGCGCTCAGACGCTAAAAGCAATGGGAGCAGAAGCCTGGCGTGGCACCATTGATTCACCCTCAACACTACGCGGCGGTGCGGCCCAGTCAGATGCGGTTATCCATACCGCATTCGATCACGATTTCAGCCATTTCGCCGCCAACTGTGAGAAAGACCGTCAGGTCATCCGGGTACTTGGTGATGTACTAAAAGGTAGCGATCGCCCTTTACTTATTACATCTGGTACCGGAATGGGTGATGCCGGAGATGGTCGGCCAGCCGTAGAAAACTTTTTCAGCGCCAATAATATTAACCCACGCGTCGCCTCAGAAATTGAGGGGAATAAATTGCTGAGTGAGGGCCTGAATGTTCGTTTCGTTCGCCTGCCCCAGGTGCATGACACGACCAGGCAAGGGTTAATCTCTCCGTACGCAGAGATCTGTCGCCAAAAAGGCGCGGTGGCTTATGTTGGAGAAGGTAACAATCGCTGGCCTGCGGCGCATGTTACCGACGTAGCGAAACTATATATTTTGGTTTTGGCGAAAGGAGAGAGAGGCAAACGCTATCATGCGGTGGCAGAACAAGGGATACCGGCTCGCGATATTGCCCGCACGCTCAGTGAAAAATTCCAGTTGCCGCTAGTATCGCTTAATACCGAACAGGCTGCTGCCCATTTCGGCTGGTTCGCGCTTTTCGCTGACAAAGATTTGGCCGCATCAGGAGACTGGACGCGTTCGAAATTGGGCTGGAACCCAACGGGTCCAGGCCTGCTCGAAGACCTGGTTAATATGCATATTGGTTAA